The following coding sequences lie in one Rothia sp. SD9660Na genomic window:
- a CDS encoding S-ribosylhomocysteine lyase, translating into MQITENFEKQKTNVESFDLDHTAVAAPYVRVADRKTLPGGDVLIKYDVRFTQPNKGHLGMKAVHSIEHMTAHHMRNHTDALIDFSPMGCQTGFYALTLGLEPANFMQVLEATMNDLLEADEVPAANEVQCGWGANHSLEEAQAAVRAFVEKKDEWEQVMA; encoded by the coding sequence ATGCAAATCACTGAGAATTTTGAGAAGCAGAAGACAAACGTTGAGTCTTTCGACCTGGATCATACCGCTGTGGCGGCACCCTACGTGCGTGTAGCTGACCGCAAGACCTTGCCGGGCGGGGACGTCCTGATTAAGTACGATGTGCGTTTCACCCAGCCGAATAAGGGACACCTGGGCATGAAAGCTGTGCACTCCATTGAGCACATGACGGCCCATCACATGCGTAACCACACCGACGCTCTCATCGACTTCTCCCCCATGGGCTGCCAGACCGGTTTCTACGCCCTGACACTGGGTCTTGAGCCTGCCAATTTCATGCAGGTTCTTGAAGCTACCATGAATGATCTGCTGGAGGCCGATGAGGTTCCGGCAGCAAACGAGGTGCAGTGTGGCTGGGGCGCTAACCACTCCTTGGAAGAGGCCCAGGCTGCGGTTCGTGCTTTTGTGGAGAAGAAGGACGAGTGGGAGCAGGTGATGGCCTAA
- the mtnN gene encoding 5'-methylthioadenosine/S-adenosylhomocysteine nucleosidase codes for MSAFALPAGFENAAIVQVAMDEEAAPFLSKTEPVGEGYALGEAVFYPRVLKTDFDEITILLVRSKIGLVNAASALTAALALVPTPRVIVSAGTAGGLRADVNVGDLAIGTDYTYTDADATAFGYEFGQVPGMPATYATDSALVEKARAAAAAYTGEGIPLFGQMLAGGSFVTAHNVKDTRQIFPQALSTDMETTSLAQISSSRSLPFIAVRGISDLCGPAADQDFHMDAPIVAERSATLVLDLISR; via the coding sequence ATGTCAGCTTTTGCGCTCCCTGCTGGCTTTGAGAATGCCGCTATCGTACAGGTAGCCATGGATGAAGAAGCCGCCCCCTTCCTGAGCAAAACCGAACCCGTCGGTGAGGGCTATGCCCTGGGTGAGGCGGTCTTCTACCCCCGGGTACTGAAAACTGATTTTGATGAGATCACCATTCTGCTGGTGCGCTCCAAGATTGGCCTGGTCAATGCCGCTAGCGCCCTGACTGCTGCCCTAGCCCTGGTGCCCACCCCGCGCGTCATTGTGTCTGCCGGTACCGCTGGCGGCCTGCGTGCCGATGTGAATGTGGGCGACCTGGCTATCGGCACCGACTACACCTACACGGACGCGGATGCCACCGCCTTCGGCTACGAGTTCGGGCAGGTTCCCGGCATGCCCGCAACCTACGCCACCGATTCGGCACTGGTTGAGAAGGCCCGCGCTGCCGCAGCGGCCTACACCGGTGAGGGCATCCCCCTCTTTGGGCAGATGTTGGCCGGCGGTTCCTTCGTGACCGCCCACAATGTCAAAGACACCCGCCAGATCTTCCCCCAGGCACTGTCTACCGACATGGAAACCACATCCCTGGCCCAGATTAGCTCCAGTCGTTCCCTGCCCTTCATTGCGGTGCGCGGTATCTCTGACCTCTGCGGCCCGGCAGCCGACCAGGACTTCCACATGGACGCCCCCATCGTGGCCGAGCGGAGCGCCACCCTGGTGCTCGACCTGATCAGCCGCTAA
- a CDS encoding aldo/keto reductase — protein MQNHTLRDGTSIPPLGLGTYPLNNVEAEVAVSEAIARGYRLIDTAVNYENEVGVARGVLRSGTPREEIFVQSKLPGRNHGYDAALRSLEGSLSRMGLDYLDAYLIHWPNPSQGLYVDTWRALIKAQEEGLVKSIGVSNFLPEHIDRLIEETGVTPAINQIELHPYSQKQDWAAYNFDHAILTQCWSPLGRKTDLVKDAALETIAAEAGKTVAQVILRWEVQKNLVPLPKSSQALRMEENLAVFDWELTEEQVTRIDALEAGVGRGFDPNTHEEM, from the coding sequence ATGCAAAACCATACCCTGCGCGACGGCACTTCAATCCCACCCCTGGGCCTCGGCACATACCCGCTCAACAATGTTGAAGCCGAAGTTGCTGTCTCTGAAGCCATCGCCCGCGGCTACCGCCTGATCGACACAGCGGTGAACTACGAGAACGAAGTCGGTGTTGCCCGCGGCGTGCTACGCTCAGGCACCCCGCGCGAAGAAATTTTTGTACAGTCCAAGCTACCCGGCCGCAACCACGGCTACGATGCCGCCCTGCGCTCCCTCGAAGGCAGCCTCAGCCGCATGGGCTTGGACTACCTGGATGCCTACCTAATCCACTGGCCTAACCCCTCCCAGGGCCTCTACGTCGACACCTGGCGAGCTTTGATTAAGGCCCAGGAAGAAGGGCTGGTCAAGTCCATTGGCGTCTCCAACTTCCTACCCGAACATATCGACCGTCTGATTGAAGAAACCGGGGTCACCCCCGCCATCAACCAGATTGAGCTGCACCCCTACTCCCAAAAGCAGGACTGGGCCGCCTACAACTTCGACCACGCCATTTTGACCCAGTGCTGGTCACCCCTGGGTCGCAAGACCGACCTGGTTAAGGACGCGGCCCTCGAAACTATCGCCGCTGAGGCCGGCAAGACCGTAGCGCAGGTTATCCTGCGCTGGGAGGTCCAGAAGAACCTGGTTCCCCTGCCCAAGAGTTCTCAGGCCCTGCGCATGGAAGAGAACCTGGCGGTCTTCGACTGGGAGCTCACCGAGGAGCAGGTCACCCGTATTGATGCGCTCGAAGCAGGCGTGGGCCGCGGGTTTGACCCGAATACTCACGAAGAGATGTAG
- a CDS encoding bifunctional riboflavin kinase/FAD synthetase, protein MKRFTDLAQIPADFGPTVVTIGNFDGVHIGHQKVLSTLVNTARVHRLSSVAVSFDPHPARVHGPAGVHIEIMGQDGRQQILADLGVDYYLLLHYNLAFAAQTPEEFVKRTFVDALKAKFVVIGDDVRFGTKNSGDLNTMKELGHKYGFEVLVVEDLLAHDDRRCSSTSIRQLLAEGRVRDAAAILGRNHYMSGEVVHGAARGRELGFPTANMDVDSVGLVPGDGVYAGWLIDETGTRHPVAVSVGTNPTFEGITTRQVEAHVIGRPDEKVEDFNLYGQHVTLEFVDYLRGMVAYIGVEALIEQMHADVEKAKTILGIS, encoded by the coding sequence GTGAAGCGCTTTACCGATCTCGCCCAGATCCCCGCCGACTTCGGCCCCACCGTGGTCACCATCGGCAACTTCGATGGCGTACACATCGGCCACCAAAAAGTGCTCTCCACCCTGGTCAATACTGCCCGGGTACACAGGCTATCCTCCGTTGCTGTGTCCTTCGATCCCCACCCTGCCCGTGTCCACGGGCCAGCCGGGGTGCACATCGAGATTATGGGGCAGGACGGCCGCCAGCAGATTCTTGCCGACCTCGGCGTCGACTACTACCTGCTCCTGCACTACAATCTTGCCTTTGCCGCCCAAACCCCCGAAGAATTTGTCAAACGTACTTTCGTTGATGCTCTCAAGGCCAAATTTGTGGTTATTGGTGATGACGTGCGCTTTGGCACCAAGAACTCCGGTGACCTTAACACCATGAAAGAGCTTGGCCACAAGTACGGTTTTGAAGTGCTAGTGGTTGAAGACCTGCTCGCCCACGACGACCGCCGCTGCTCATCGACTTCTATCCGGCAGTTACTCGCCGAAGGGCGGGTGCGCGACGCCGCCGCTATTCTGGGGCGCAACCACTACATGAGCGGCGAAGTCGTGCACGGTGCTGCCCGCGGCCGCGAACTCGGTTTCCCCACAGCCAACATGGACGTCGACTCCGTCGGCCTCGTACCCGGTGACGGCGTGTACGCAGGCTGGCTGATTGACGAGACCGGAACCCGCCACCCCGTTGCCGTTTCGGTGGGCACCAACCCCACCTTTGAAGGCATCACCACCCGCCAGGTCGAAGCCCACGTAATCGGCCGCCCTGATGAGAAGGTCGAAGACTTCAACCTCTACGGGCAGCACGTCACCCTAGAATTCGTGGATTACCTGCGCGGCATGGTCGCCTACATCGGCGTCGAGGCACTGATTGAGCAGATGCACGCCGACGTCGAAAAGGCCAAAACCATCCTAGGTATTAGCTAG
- the truB gene encoding tRNA pseudouridine(55) synthase TruB, whose translation MAKKAPTGPSGLIVVDKPAGLTSHDVVSKMRWIAGTRKVGHAGTLDPMATGVLILGVNKATRLLTWVVGETKTYTATIRLGVSTLTDDADGEATAVANEGALAGISEDAIRQHIADLTGDIMQIPSAVSAIKVNGVRSYARVRSGEEVELESRPITVHSFDLHDARPATATYQLGEEEVSTSVLDLDVTVVCSAGTYIRALARDLGAALGTGAHLTALRRTAIGEIRAEDTHTLDELIAGREAEQAAPLLPIEEAARRLFAVRNLTAAEATDLANGRRITPTKGSPATTAPKTGSTGGHDKPTTTGLTAAFAPNGTLVAIIENTRFRRDNVAAPVLVFEAGTTFKEN comes from the coding sequence GTGGCCAAGAAAGCACCCACCGGGCCCTCAGGCCTCATCGTCGTTGACAAACCCGCCGGACTCACCAGCCATGACGTGGTCTCCAAAATGCGGTGGATTGCCGGCACCCGCAAAGTCGGGCACGCCGGCACCCTCGACCCCATGGCCACGGGGGTGCTCATCCTTGGCGTCAACAAGGCAACCCGCCTGCTCACCTGGGTCGTAGGGGAGACTAAGACCTACACCGCCACCATCCGCCTCGGCGTCTCAACCCTCACCGACGACGCGGACGGCGAAGCCACCGCCGTCGCTAACGAGGGTGCGCTGGCTGGTATCAGCGAGGATGCTATCAGGCAGCACATTGCGGACCTCACCGGCGACATCATGCAGATACCCTCTGCCGTCTCGGCCATCAAAGTCAACGGGGTACGCTCCTACGCCCGCGTGCGCTCAGGGGAGGAAGTAGAACTCGAATCCCGGCCCATCACCGTGCACTCCTTCGACCTGCATGACGCCCGCCCCGCCACCGCAACCTACCAGCTGGGCGAAGAAGAGGTGAGCACCAGCGTCCTCGACCTTGACGTCACGGTCGTCTGTTCGGCAGGCACCTACATCCGCGCCCTAGCCCGCGACCTCGGAGCAGCCCTAGGAACCGGCGCCCACCTCACCGCCCTGCGCCGCACCGCCATTGGCGAAATCCGAGCCGAAGACACCCACACCCTCGACGAACTCATCGCCGGGCGAGAAGCAGAACAGGCAGCCCCCCTGCTACCCATCGAAGAAGCAGCCCGCCGCCTCTTTGCCGTCCGCAACCTCACCGCAGCCGAAGCCACCGACCTCGCCAACGGCCGCCGCATCACCCCCACCAAAGGCAGCCCCGCCACCACCGCTCCCAAAACCGGCTCCACCGGCGGGCACGACAAACCCACCACCACCGGCCTTACCGCTGCCTTCGCCCCCAACGGCACCCTCGTCGCCATCATCGAAAACACCCGCTTCCGCCGCGACAACGTAGCCGCCCCCGTGCTCGTCTTCGAAGCCGGAACAACCTTCAAGGAAAACTAA
- the rbfA gene encoding 30S ribosome-binding factor RbfA — translation MADPARAARLADRIKVIVAQALERRIKDPRLGFITVTDARVTNDLQHATIYYTVFGSEEEQASTKAALESAKGILRSEVGKNITARLTPTLTFVPDEVPVNAAHIEDLLRKTRERDAELAAAREGAEYAGGEDAYKSTETEEG, via the coding sequence ATGGCAGATCCGGCACGCGCCGCCCGCCTAGCCGACCGCATCAAGGTCATCGTTGCCCAGGCCCTCGAACGCCGCATCAAGGACCCCCGCCTCGGCTTCATCACCGTCACCGACGCCCGCGTCACCAACGACCTGCAGCACGCGACCATCTACTACACTGTCTTCGGTTCCGAAGAAGAACAGGCCTCCACCAAGGCCGCCCTCGAATCAGCCAAGGGCATCCTGCGCTCAGAAGTTGGCAAGAACATCACCGCGCGCCTGACCCCCACCCTCACCTTCGTCCCCGACGAAGTACCCGTCAACGCAGCCCACATTGAAGACCTGCTGCGCAAGACCAGGGAACGCGACGCCGAACTGGCTGCCGCCCGCGAAGGTGCCGAATACGCCGGTGGCGAGGACGCCTACAAGAGCACCGAAACCGAGGAAGGCTAA
- the infB gene encoding translation initiation factor IF-2 — MAKPRVHEIAKELGIPSKEAVAKLQELGEFVKGASSTLEPPVVKKLRAAFPNAGAPAEAPAAEKKAAAPVSAPKPGASAPKPGASAPKPGAAARKPATPAALAAPKPAAKAAPAAEKKDAAAKPAGPRPGNNPFSTTQGMSAPKPAAPKPAAPKPAGAKPGPRPGNNPFAPSQGMGKRNDRNERGERSGGPRPAGGRNARGNNPGGPRPAGAGGPRPAGGRNNAPRPAGAGAGGPRPAGGSPRPAPAGGGNRPSPNMMPTKMSGNVGARGSAGAPAGGGPRRGSGGPGGGNGGGGFNRGPGRGGPGGGRGNAQGAFGRGGGKKKKGKTKSALRREEQLRQPTIGGVAVPHGDGTTEIRMRRGASLMDFAEKIGANAAALVTVLIHLGEMATQTQSLDEDTFELLGAELGYVIKIVSPEDEERELLESFDINLAAEAEAEDDEVLEVRPPVVTVMGHVDHGKTRLLDAIRNTNVIDGEAGGITQHIGAYQIHTEVDGEERYLTFIDTPGHEAFTAMRARGAKVTDIAILVVAADDGVMPQTVEALNHAQAANVPIVVAVNKIDKEGANPDKIRGQLTEYGLVPEEYGGDTMFVEVSARQGKNIDELLAAVTLTADGALELKANPNKEARGVAIEANLDKGRGAVTTVLVQSGTLRVGDAIVAGSAYGRVRAMFDENGNNVEEAGPSRPVQVLGLNTVPRAGDTFLSTEEERTARQIAEKREAADRNAQLAKRRKRVTLESFDAAVAEGKMDTLNLIIKGDVSGAVEALEESLMKIEVGGDEVQLRVIHRGVGAITQNDVNLATVDNAIIIGFNVRPAERVAELADREGVEMKFYSVIYRAIEEVEAAVKGMLKPEYEEVELGSAEIREVFRSSKWGNIAGSIVKTGIIKRNSKARLVRDGAVVADNLTIESLRRFKDDATEVREGYECGIGLGSFNDIKEGDVIETWEMQEKPRV; from the coding sequence GTGGCTAAGCCCCGCGTTCACGAGATCGCTAAAGAACTCGGAATCCCCTCTAAAGAAGCTGTCGCTAAGCTTCAGGAACTTGGCGAGTTCGTCAAGGGTGCATCATCAACCCTTGAACCGCCCGTAGTCAAGAAACTGCGTGCCGCCTTCCCCAACGCCGGTGCCCCCGCAGAGGCCCCCGCCGCTGAGAAGAAGGCTGCTGCCCCCGTGTCCGCCCCCAAGCCCGGTGCATCTGCACCGAAGCCGGGTGCGTCCGCTCCTAAGCCCGGTGCTGCAGCACGTAAGCCGGCTACCCCGGCAGCTCTCGCTGCCCCCAAGCCCGCAGCTAAAGCTGCACCTGCCGCTGAGAAGAAGGACGCCGCCGCGAAGCCCGCTGGCCCCCGCCCCGGCAACAACCCCTTCTCCACCACCCAGGGTATGTCTGCACCTAAGCCGGCAGCCCCTAAACCCGCAGCGCCCAAGCCCGCTGGCGCTAAGCCCGGCCCCCGCCCCGGTAACAACCCCTTCGCCCCCTCACAGGGCATGGGCAAGCGCAACGACCGCAATGAGCGCGGCGAGCGATCAGGTGGCCCCCGCCCCGCAGGCGGCCGTAACGCACGCGGCAACAACCCCGGTGGCCCCCGTCCTGCCGGTGCTGGTGGCCCCCGCCCCGCAGGCGGACGCAACAACGCACCTCGCCCCGCAGGCGCAGGTGCCGGCGGCCCCCGTCCTGCTGGCGGCTCACCCCGCCCCGCACCCGCAGGTGGCGGCAACCGCCCCTCACCCAACATGATGCCCACCAAGATGAGCGGTAACGTCGGCGCCCGTGGCAGCGCCGGTGCCCCCGCAGGTGGCGGCCCCCGTCGCGGCTCAGGCGGCCCCGGCGGCGGTAACGGTGGCGGCGGCTTCAACCGCGGCCCCGGTCGCGGTGGCCCCGGTGGCGGCCGCGGCAACGCCCAGGGCGCCTTCGGTCGCGGTGGCGGCAAAAAGAAGAAGGGCAAGACTAAGTCAGCTCTGCGCCGTGAAGAGCAGCTGCGTCAGCCTACCATCGGTGGTGTAGCCGTACCCCACGGCGACGGTACCACCGAGATTCGTATGCGTCGCGGTGCCTCACTGATGGACTTCGCCGAGAAGATCGGCGCAAACGCCGCAGCCCTGGTAACCGTACTGATTCACCTGGGTGAAATGGCAACCCAGACCCAGTCCCTCGACGAGGACACCTTCGAGCTGCTCGGCGCTGAACTGGGCTACGTTATCAAGATCGTTTCCCCCGAGGACGAAGAGCGCGAACTGCTCGAATCCTTCGACATCAACCTGGCTGCCGAAGCCGAGGCGGAGGACGACGAAGTACTTGAAGTACGCCCGCCCGTTGTGACCGTCATGGGCCACGTCGACCACGGTAAGACTCGACTGCTCGATGCCATCCGCAACACCAACGTCATCGACGGTGAAGCTGGCGGCATCACCCAGCACATCGGTGCTTACCAGATCCACACCGAGGTCGATGGTGAAGAACGCTACCTGACCTTCATCGACACCCCCGGTCACGAGGCCTTCACCGCCATGCGTGCCCGCGGTGCCAAGGTTACCGACATCGCGATCCTGGTTGTCGCAGCAGACGACGGCGTCATGCCCCAGACCGTTGAAGCCCTCAACCACGCCCAGGCAGCTAACGTGCCGATCGTTGTTGCCGTCAACAAGATTGATAAGGAAGGCGCTAACCCCGACAAGATTCGCGGTCAGCTCACCGAGTACGGCCTAGTACCCGAAGAATACGGTGGCGACACCATGTTCGTAGAGGTCTCAGCCCGCCAGGGTAAGAACATCGACGAACTGCTGGCAGCTGTCACCCTGACCGCCGACGGCGCCCTCGAACTGAAGGCTAACCCCAACAAGGAAGCCCGCGGCGTAGCAATCGAAGCTAACCTCGACAAGGGCCGCGGTGCCGTCACCACCGTCCTCGTCCAGTCAGGTACCCTGCGCGTCGGCGACGCCATCGTCGCAGGCTCCGCCTACGGCCGCGTGCGCGCCATGTTCGACGAAAACGGCAACAACGTCGAAGAAGCCGGCCCCTCACGCCCCGTGCAGGTACTCGGCCTCAACACCGTACCCCGCGCAGGCGACACCTTCCTCTCCACCGAAGAAGAACGTACCGCCCGCCAGATCGCCGAAAAGCGTGAAGCAGCCGACCGCAACGCCCAGCTGGCCAAGCGTCGCAAGCGCGTCACCCTCGAATCCTTCGACGCTGCAGTGGCAGAAGGCAAGATGGACACCCTCAACCTCATCATCAAGGGCGACGTCTCCGGTGCTGTTGAAGCACTCGAAGAGTCCCTCATGAAGATCGAGGTAGGTGGCGACGAAGTTCAGCTGCGAGTCATCCACCGCGGCGTAGGTGCTATCACCCAGAACGACGTCAACCTGGCAACCGTTGATAACGCAATCATCATCGGCTTCAACGTGCGCCCCGCTGAACGCGTGGCAGAACTGGCCGACCGTGAAGGCGTAGAAATGAAGTTCTACTCCGTCATCTACCGCGCCATCGAAGAAGTCGAAGCAGCCGTCAAGGGCATGCTCAAGCCCGAATACGAAGAAGTCGAACTCGGCTCCGCCGAAATCCGCGAAGTCTTCCGCTCCTCTAAGTGGGGCAACATCGCAGGCTCCATCGTCAAGACCGGCATCATCAAGCGCAACTCCAAGGCCCGCCTGGTACGCGACGGTGCAGTTGTCGCCGACAACCTCACCATCGAATCGCTGCGCCGCTTCAAGGACGACGCCACCGAAGTCCGCGAAGGCTACGAGTGTGGTATCGGCCTGGGCTCCTTCAACGACATCAAGGAAGGCGATGTCATTGAAACCTGGGAGATGCAGGAAAAGCCCCGCGTCTAG
- the nusA gene encoding transcription termination factor NusA, translating to MDIDLSNLRLLEKERDISIDTLIPMIESAILLAYQKQPGAIRGSRAELDRTSGKVTIWAPELDENDQQIGEFDDTPNNFGRIAASTARQVIQQRLRDAQDSAVLGEFKDREGQLISGVIQQGPNPRMIHVDLGTLEAVLPTNEQVPGERYAHNTRIRAYVLEAKRGPKGPSIVLSRSHPNLVRRLFEHEVPEIADGSVEIMAVAREAGHRTKIAVRATKPGVNSKGSCIGEMGARVRAVMGELNNEKIDIVDHSESPEEFIAAALSPAKVSEVTVTERKTFSARAIVPDDQLSLAIGKEGQNARLAAKLTGWRIDIISASKYEAAMAAARVANEDGAEEAPEAATE from the coding sequence ATGGACATTGATTTGAGCAACCTCCGCCTGCTCGAAAAAGAGCGCGACATCTCAATCGACACCTTGATCCCGATGATTGAGAGCGCCATCCTGCTGGCCTACCAGAAGCAGCCCGGTGCCATCCGTGGCTCACGTGCAGAGCTTGACCGCACCAGCGGTAAGGTCACCATTTGGGCCCCCGAGCTCGATGAGAACGACCAGCAGATTGGTGAGTTCGACGATACCCCCAATAACTTTGGTCGTATCGCGGCCTCTACCGCCCGCCAGGTCATTCAGCAGCGTCTGCGCGATGCCCAGGATTCAGCCGTGCTCGGTGAGTTCAAAGACCGCGAGGGTCAGCTGATTTCAGGCGTTATCCAGCAGGGCCCCAACCCCCGCATGATTCACGTTGATTTGGGCACTCTTGAAGCTGTGCTGCCCACCAACGAGCAGGTGCCTGGAGAGCGTTACGCCCACAACACCCGCATCCGCGCCTACGTGCTTGAAGCTAAGCGCGGCCCCAAGGGCCCCTCCATCGTGCTCTCTCGTTCTCACCCCAACCTGGTTCGCCGCCTCTTCGAGCACGAGGTCCCTGAGATTGCTGACGGCTCGGTAGAAATCATGGCGGTTGCTCGCGAAGCTGGCCACCGCACCAAGATTGCAGTCCGCGCCACCAAGCCCGGCGTCAACTCTAAGGGTTCCTGCATCGGCGAAATGGGCGCCCGCGTGCGAGCTGTGATGGGTGAACTCAACAACGAAAAGATTGATATCGTCGATCACTCTGAGAGCCCCGAAGAATTCATCGCCGCCGCCCTTTCACCGGCCAAGGTTAGCGAAGTCACCGTGACCGAGCGCAAGACCTTCTCTGCCCGAGCGATTGTGCCTGATGACCAGCTTTCGCTGGCTATTGGTAAGGAAGGGCAGAATGCCCGCCTGGCCGCTAAGCTCACCGGCTGGCGTATCGACATCATCTCGGCCTCTAAGTATGAGGCCGCGATGGCAGCAGCCCGTGTAGCGAACGAAGATGGTGCTGAAGAAGCCCCCGAAGCCGCCACTGAATAA
- a CDS encoding ribosome assembly cofactor RimP, protein MASPKASKKDAPNARERRAAARAEQGITKKAPAGSFVSVEGVREAVTRVVEQEFKLVLEKLAAKGRGANRTLEIVVDYPEDRTDALSLDTIAEVSQALSAALDDADDGEVPYSLEVSSRGVTSPLIETRHWKRSIDRLIEITEAGGEKYLARLDFVTDEGPVVRRKKETKKGQPESYRDPVTLPWGTISAAKVEIEFNR, encoded by the coding sequence ATGGCATCACCCAAAGCCAGTAAGAAGGACGCCCCCAATGCCCGCGAGCGCCGGGCTGCTGCCCGCGCTGAGCAGGGCATCACCAAGAAAGCCCCCGCCGGTAGCTTTGTGAGCGTCGAGGGGGTTCGCGAGGCCGTCACCCGGGTGGTAGAGCAGGAGTTCAAGCTGGTGTTGGAGAAGCTGGCCGCTAAGGGCCGTGGCGCTAACCGCACCCTGGAGATTGTGGTGGACTACCCCGAGGACCGTACCGATGCCCTGTCACTCGATACCATTGCTGAGGTTTCCCAGGCCCTATCAGCGGCTCTTGATGATGCTGATGACGGTGAAGTGCCCTACTCTCTTGAAGTGTCATCGCGCGGGGTGACCAGCCCCTTGATTGAAACCCGCCACTGGAAGCGCTCAATCGACCGGCTGATTGAAATTACCGAAGCCGGGGGAGAGAAGTACCTGGCCCGCCTCGACTTCGTCACCGATGAGGGGCCCGTTGTACGCCGCAAGAAGGAAACCAAGAAGGGGCAGCCTGAGAGCTACCGTGACCCCGTGACCCTGCCCTGGGGCACAATTTCTGCTGCAAAGGTAGAAATTGAATTCAACCGCTAG
- a CDS encoding TSUP family transporter produces MTTNELVISDVDGTLWFNRTPSKGISVLDTLGFDSLGLEPTTLLLLLLAALAAGWVDAVVGGGGMIQLPAVLMVPGLSPVQALAVNKLGSIFGTLTSAATYLRRTPVDVRTVLPAASLAFVTSMGGALVATALPEELFKPIIVLALLAVLVYTVFKSSLGELTQLKHQGLKHLMVGLCIGASIGFYDGLLGPGTGSFLMMAMVSLMGYSFLQATAQTKIINAATNLGALVLFAVAGQQVWALGLLLGMANMVGGYLGARMALARGNGFIRWMMIAVVSALIIKLGADILTAL; encoded by the coding sequence ATGACCACCAACGAGCTGGTCATTTCTGACGTAGATGGTACCTTGTGGTTTAACCGCACTCCCAGCAAAGGCATCAGCGTGCTCGATACCCTCGGCTTTGATTCTCTCGGCCTTGAGCCGACCACGCTACTTCTGCTCCTGCTAGCGGCCCTGGCCGCTGGCTGGGTGGACGCCGTAGTCGGCGGCGGTGGCATGATTCAGCTTCCCGCGGTGCTCATGGTCCCGGGGCTCTCGCCTGTGCAAGCCCTGGCTGTTAATAAACTGGGGTCTATCTTTGGCACCCTCACCAGTGCCGCAACCTACCTGCGGCGCACCCCGGTCGATGTGCGCACTGTGCTGCCAGCGGCGTCCCTGGCTTTTGTGACCAGCATGGGCGGGGCCTTGGTCGCCACAGCCCTGCCTGAGGAACTCTTCAAACCCATCATCGTGCTGGCCCTGCTGGCTGTGCTGGTTTACACCGTCTTTAAGTCGTCGCTGGGTGAGCTCACCCAGCTCAAACACCAGGGCCTGAAACACCTGATGGTGGGTCTATGCATCGGTGCAAGCATCGGTTTTTACGACGGTCTGCTGGGCCCCGGCACCGGCTCTTTTCTGATGATGGCCATGGTGTCTTTGATGGGCTATAGCTTCTTGCAGGCAACTGCCCAGACCAAGATTATTAACGCCGCTACCAACCTTGGAGCCCTGGTGCTCTTTGCGGTGGCAGGCCAGCAGGTCTGGGCTCTTGGCCTGCTTTTGGGTATGGCCAATATGGTGGGTGGCTACCTTGGAGCACGCATGGCTCTGGCCCGTGGCAACGGCTTTATCCGCTGGATGATGATTGCCGTGGTGAGCGCCCTCATCATCAAGCTGGGAGCTGATATTCTCACGGCTCTTTAG